In the Geothermobacter ehrlichii genome, one interval contains:
- a CDS encoding cyclic nucleotide-binding domain-containing protein produces the protein MMSLLRRLAIQDDEAAPFVWSALVLLLVNIASFVLNNYAETTFLKRFGVEYLPQITAINAIVTFVLLNFFGGRLGRVRGNRLLFGTLLCYALLSAALRLAVNFQFSLIYPLLYILKTQYNVLLAFLFWNLASDLFSARQAKRLFPLITSGGIFGAICGSLATPVLVNWMPTDQLLLVFALMAGLAAVCALPLGRFVPVMLSSRQRQAPVSDISLLGEFRQVGPLLRSSTLAKILLLLTLLPNLVIPILNYQFSYIADMSFAAEKSLINFFGYFRSIQNGIALVLSLVAGRLYGRFGLAVSLMFHPANYLFVFAALLLKFNLPSAVYGNLSAGVLRRAINNPAASALYSLLSPEERAILRPFLRGTVVRIAILAGSGLLWFSNMFMPPRYLAVYGLVFGGLWLTAVFRLKRSYPAILTRVVEQTLPDFHRMGREFGILFKGQNLEQTLLDRLRDAEGEEARWCAEMLKEAGCTEKLDRAILEKLPRTDDQTRILLLPLLSEHAGREVLDLFLSLRDPHKPQLMLALACTAHRVFADMPGDEEETTFRIAEISEVKACFLGWMAKDDPKLLDRTIASWIESPDPGKRRAAFLALQAHGEPRHLPLLEPHLTMEQDRSVLALALYALPRVAGSRSGELVLPFLGHADPLVRQAAVSALSPEDEAGALRLVQALGDPAEKIRKLAMRKLEQLPRTLYPLLLERMTSHSRWIRDGLFEVATHLELQDKDFYRFCLNQLRQAYQTLLWSDPVADRPQNAASRLLLRHLEERRRQHLANAIRVLVARDENGQLETAWRALQSSELRQRQDGMEALESLLAPRLARLILPLLEETPDRKLYRLAHRHLGLRRGSEKSTFGHMLDDTDWVTVVLMLESLAGWKEVAGWRQTIEKLAAEGKAAVAHAARHALLAAEGTYEEDLSCLVDRIENIRHVDLFSELTTAQLAAAAWKSTVIRCADGEVIAGTERPHKGLLLTVEGEVAFVRTDPEAKGPGRELHRIGPGDWFGAAVMFGMPPKRMLAAVARGRTLLIQIDRETFHQLVLQNPELGLKIAKGLAKVVGDVLQGLNRPPRRIDDERGDDIYALQGSYCSSEDECSLYERMRLLRQIDLFVDLDNRPLTALAMVGREQTLKAGAELRENDLDGTGLFLVASGELIVARQRHPLQRKGPGSYFGLASLFELHIEGLVIRAETDSHLVRIPPEEFRASVLEHPVIAIKCCEALSRLQSRLLDEVLAADTVEGAPP, from the coding sequence CTTCGTGCTCAACAATTATGCCGAAACCACCTTCCTCAAGCGGTTCGGGGTCGAGTACCTGCCCCAGATCACCGCCATCAACGCCATTGTCACCTTCGTTCTGCTCAATTTTTTCGGCGGCCGCCTGGGACGCGTCCGGGGCAACCGGCTCCTCTTCGGCACCCTGCTTTGCTATGCCCTGCTCTCCGCCGCCCTGCGCCTGGCCGTCAACTTTCAGTTCAGCCTCATCTACCCCCTGCTCTACATCCTGAAAACCCAGTACAACGTGCTGCTGGCCTTTCTGTTCTGGAACCTGGCCAGCGACCTTTTCAGTGCCCGCCAGGCCAAGCGTCTCTTTCCGCTGATTACCTCCGGCGGCATCTTCGGCGCCATTTGCGGCAGTCTGGCTACCCCCGTCCTCGTCAACTGGATGCCCACCGACCAACTCCTGCTGGTCTTTGCCCTGATGGCCGGGCTGGCCGCCGTCTGCGCGCTGCCCCTCGGACGGTTCGTTCCCGTCATGCTCTCCTCCCGGCAACGACAGGCACCGGTCAGTGACATATCCCTGCTGGGAGAGTTCCGCCAAGTCGGCCCGCTGCTGCGCAGCTCGACTCTGGCGAAAATCCTGCTCCTGCTCACCCTGCTGCCGAACCTGGTCATCCCCATCCTCAACTACCAGTTCAGCTACATCGCCGACATGTCCTTCGCCGCCGAAAAGTCGCTGATCAACTTCTTCGGCTATTTCCGCAGTATCCAGAACGGCATCGCCCTGGTGCTCAGTCTGGTGGCCGGCCGGCTCTACGGCCGTTTCGGCCTGGCGGTCTCGCTCATGTTCCATCCGGCCAACTATCTTTTCGTCTTTGCCGCCCTGCTGCTGAAATTCAACCTCCCTTCCGCCGTCTACGGCAACCTGTCGGCGGGCGTTCTTCGTCGGGCGATCAACAATCCGGCCGCTTCCGCCCTCTACAGCCTGCTCTCGCCGGAGGAAAGGGCCATCCTGCGCCCCTTCCTGCGCGGTACCGTCGTCCGCATCGCCATCCTCGCCGGCTCGGGACTGCTCTGGTTCAGCAACATGTTCATGCCGCCCCGCTACCTCGCCGTTTACGGCCTCGTTTTCGGCGGACTGTGGCTCACCGCGGTCTTCCGGCTCAAACGCAGTTATCCGGCGATTCTCACCCGAGTGGTCGAACAGACGCTGCCCGACTTCCACCGCATGGGACGGGAATTCGGCATCCTGTTCAAGGGACAGAACCTCGAACAGACCCTGCTCGACCGGTTGCGCGACGCCGAGGGAGAGGAGGCGCGCTGGTGCGCCGAAATGCTCAAGGAGGCGGGCTGCACCGAAAAACTCGACCGGGCCATTCTCGAAAAGCTGCCGCGCACCGACGACCAGACCCGCATCCTGCTTCTGCCCCTGCTGTCGGAACATGCCGGCCGCGAGGTCCTCGACCTGTTCCTTTCGTTGCGCGATCCGCACAAGCCGCAACTGATGCTGGCCCTGGCCTGCACGGCGCATCGTGTCTTCGCCGACATGCCGGGGGACGAAGAGGAAACCACATTCCGGATCGCCGAGATCTCCGAAGTCAAGGCCTGCTTCCTCGGCTGGATGGCCAAGGACGATCCCAAGCTCCTCGACCGAACGATCGCATCCTGGATCGAATCGCCGGACCCCGGCAAGAGACGGGCCGCCTTCCTCGCCCTGCAGGCGCACGGCGAGCCCCGTCACCTGCCCCTGCTCGAACCGCACCTGACGATGGAGCAGGACCGTTCGGTACTGGCTCTGGCTCTCTACGCCCTGCCGAGAGTCGCCGGCAGCCGGAGCGGCGAACTGGTTCTGCCCTTTCTCGGCCATGCCGACCCCCTGGTCCGGCAGGCGGCGGTCAGCGCCCTGTCTCCCGAAGACGAGGCGGGGGCCCTTCGCCTTGTCCAGGCCCTCGGCGATCCGGCCGAAAAGATCCGCAAGCTGGCGATGCGCAAGCTGGAACAGCTTCCTCGCACCCTCTATCCGCTGCTGCTCGAACGCATGACCAGCCACAGCCGCTGGATCCGGGACGGCCTGTTCGAAGTGGCCACCCATCTCGAGCTGCAGGACAAGGACTTCTACCGCTTCTGCCTCAACCAGCTGCGCCAGGCCTACCAGACCCTGCTCTGGAGCGACCCGGTCGCCGACAGGCCGCAGAACGCCGCCTCCCGCCTGCTGCTGCGCCACCTGGAAGAACGGCGGCGGCAGCATCTGGCCAACGCCATCCGGGTGCTGGTGGCACGAGACGAGAACGGACAGCTGGAAACGGCCTGGCGCGCCCTGCAGTCGTCCGAGCTCCGGCAACGCCAGGATGGCATGGAGGCCCTGGAATCGCTGCTCGCCCCCCGTCTGGCCAGGCTGATTCTTCCCCTGCTCGAGGAGACACCGGACAGAAAGCTGTACCGTCTCGCCCATCGGCATCTCGGCCTGAGAAGGGGATCGGAAAAATCGACCTTCGGCCACATGCTGGACGATACCGACTGGGTCACCGTCGTCCTGATGCTGGAATCCCTGGCCGGCTGGAAGGAAGTGGCCGGCTGGAGACAAACCATCGAAAAACTCGCCGCCGAAGGGAAGGCGGCGGTGGCCCATGCCGCCCGGCACGCCCTGCTTGCCGCCGAAGGGACATACGAGGAAGACCTGAGCTGTCTCGTCGACCGTATCGAAAACATCCGCCACGTCGATCTCTTTTCCGAACTGACCACGGCCCAGCTCGCCGCCGCGGCCTGGAAATCGACCGTCATCCGCTGCGCCGACGGCGAGGTGATCGCCGGTACCGAACGGCCGCACAAGGGCCTGCTGCTGACCGTCGAAGGCGAAGTCGCCTTTGTCAGGACGGACCCCGAAGCCAAGGGCCCGGGACGGGAACTGCACCGCATCGGCCCGGGCGACTGGTTCGGGGCCGCGGTCATGTTCGGCATGCCGCCGAAACGGATGCTCGCCGCCGTGGCACGAGGCCGGACCCTGCTGATCCAGATCGACCGGGAGACCTTTCATCAGCTCGTCCTGCAGAATCCGGAACTGGGGCTGAAAATCGCCAAGGGACTGGCCAAGGTGGTCGGCGACGTGCTGCAGGGGCTGAACCGCCCCCCGCGCCGCATCGACGACGAGCGCGGCGACGACATCTACGCCCTGCAGGGGTCCTACTGCAGCAGCGAAGACGAATGCTCTCTCTACGAACGCATGCGCCTGCTGCGCCAGATCGACCTTTTCGTCGACCTCGACAACCGGCCGCTGACCGCCCTGGCCATGGTCGGCCGGGAACAGACCCTGAAAGCCGGGGCCGAACTGCGGGAAAACGACCTCGACGGAACCGGCCTCTTCCTGGTCGCGTCGGGAGAATTGATCGTGGCGCGGCAGCGGCACCCCTTGCAGCGCAAGGGGCCGGGCAGCTATTTCGGCCTGGCATCCCTCTTCGAACTGCATATCGAGGGGCTGGTGATCCGGGCTGAAACCGACAGCCATCTGGTGCGGATTCCGCCGGAGGAATTCCGCGCCAGCGTGCTGGAACATCCGGTGATCGCCATCAAGTGCTGCGAGGCGCTCAGTCGCCTGCAGAGCCGTCTGCTCGACGAGGTTCTCGCCGCCGACACAGTCGAAGGAGCGCCCCCTTGA